A stretch of the Thiocystis violascens DSM 198 genome encodes the following:
- a CDS encoding paraquat-inducible protein A encodes MSGFFIVKRVFATLLFSAAVALLVHLIGDLNRVKTLKTDLAEIESVRYGLLDADQWVSKISAIVERQVSEFELTAENRPRIKKVVEQVLETMLVEIERYLRQRNLSGGGTWMDQLQGVLQQGVQDLLIDFRKLRKKIPQYADAVVEQLGKPEAKEEIKTQVLGLLRQSADSTFARTDRAHLEAVFVRQGCIESAACSAKLETLIQAARLPVFQQLAGLAGLVAGLFLICLSGSARMAKNIDLTVESRRGRGGFDSFKLLLLTGAILILLVGGLLTPMIEIDARIGELRLEFLGEPLVFTNQVLYFQSKSIFEVVRILAETGAADMLLVAVLITLFSVIFPALKLIATYVYYYDFRQARGSGWVGFFALRSGKWSMADVLVIAIFMAYIGFDGLVASQLGSLGRVGEGVELLTTNGTSLEPGFYLFLSFVMASLLLSAVLEREFE; translated from the coding sequence ATGTCGGGATTTTTCATCGTCAAGCGCGTGTTCGCCACTCTTCTCTTCAGTGCGGCGGTCGCCCTGCTGGTGCATCTGATCGGCGATCTGAATCGGGTCAAGACCCTCAAGACCGATCTTGCCGAGATCGAAAGTGTCCGATATGGCCTGCTGGATGCCGATCAATGGGTGTCGAAAATCTCGGCCATCGTCGAGCGACAGGTCAGCGAATTCGAGCTGACGGCGGAGAATCGGCCGCGCATCAAGAAGGTCGTGGAGCAGGTGCTCGAAACCATGCTGGTCGAGATCGAGCGCTATTTGCGTCAGCGGAACCTGAGCGGCGGCGGTACCTGGATGGATCAGCTTCAGGGTGTGCTGCAGCAGGGCGTCCAGGATCTGCTGATCGATTTCAGAAAGTTGCGCAAGAAGATCCCGCAATACGCGGATGCGGTGGTCGAGCAACTCGGTAAGCCCGAGGCGAAAGAGGAGATCAAGACGCAGGTGCTCGGTCTGCTGCGGCAATCGGCGGATTCGACCTTTGCCAGAACTGATCGCGCGCATCTGGAGGCGGTGTTCGTGCGTCAGGGTTGCATCGAGTCAGCGGCTTGTTCAGCGAAATTGGAGACCCTGATCCAGGCGGCGCGGTTGCCGGTGTTTCAGCAACTCGCGGGGTTGGCGGGGCTGGTGGCGGGGTTGTTCTTGATCTGTCTGAGCGGATCGGCGCGGATGGCCAAGAACATCGACCTGACGGTCGAATCGCGGCGGGGCAGGGGGGGATTCGATTCCTTCAAGCTCCTGCTGCTGACCGGGGCGATTCTGATCCTGCTCGTGGGCGGTCTGCTCACGCCGATGATCGAGATCGATGCCCGCATCGGCGAACTGCGTCTGGAATTTCTGGGCGAGCCTCTCGTCTTTACGAATCAGGTATTGTATTTCCAGAGCAAGAGCATCTTCGAGGTGGTGCGGATCCTGGCGGAGACCGGCGCCGCCGATATGCTGCTGGTGGCGGTGCTGATTACCCTGTTCAGCGTTATTTTTCCCGCACTCAAATTGATCGCGACCTATGTCTATTACTACGATTTCAGGCAGGCGCGCGGATCGGGCTGGGTTGGGTTTTTCGCGCTGCGCTCCGGTAAATGGTCGATGGCGGATGTGCTGGTGATCGCCATCTTCATGGCGTACATCGGGTTCGATGGGTTGGTGGCGAGTCAGCTCGGCAGTCTGGGGCGGGTTGGCGAGGGGGTGGAGCTGTTGACGACTAACGGGACGTCGCTGGAGCCGGGGTTTTATCTGTTTCTGTCCTTTGTGATGGCGAGTCTGCTGTTGTCGGCGGTGCTTGAGCGGGAGTTTGAGTAA
- the dnaE gene encoding DNA polymerase III subunit alpha yields MDPRFVHLHLHSEYSLVDGLVRIKPLVKAVAAAGMPAVAVTDQVNLFSLVRFYKAAVGAGLKPIAGADLWVRNPEDANKPHRLVLLVQDDRGYGNLTRLISRGYVEGQHLGLPQVEPDWIESAADGLIALSGGPQGDVARALLNGRPEVAERQLDRWLTAFGDRYYLELVRTGRESEAELIELSVDLALRRGVPVVATNDVRFLAASDFEAHEARVCIHEGRTLDDPRRPRLYSDEQYLRTPGEMAELFADLPEALENSVEIAKRCNLELTLGKNYLPAFPVPAGMTIDAFFAEQSRQGLDWRLERILDRAAPDFAEQRRAYDERLALELDVIVQMGFPGYFLIVADFIQWAKDNGIPVGPGRGSGAGSLVAYALKITDLDPIEHDLLFERFLNPERVSMPDFDVDFCMEGRDRVIDYVADKYGREAVSQIITFGTMAAKAVVRDVGRVMGHPYGFVDRVAKMVPFELGMTLGKALAESDDLKLAYQDDEEVRALIDMARKLEGLARNAGKHAGGVVIAPTKLTDFAPLYCEPGGVNLVTQFDKDDVEQVGLVKFDFLGLRTLTIIDWALKTINPIRLSQGEPPVEIDRIDAHDERAFNLLKQCQTTAVFQLESRGMKELIKKLQPDSFGDITALVALFRPGPLQSGMVDDFINRKHGRADVAYPHPDLEPVLKPTYGIILYQEQVMQIAQVLAGYSLGGADLLRRAMGKKKASEMDKQRAIFEQGSVARGIDASVATYIFDLMDKFAGYGFNKTVHRLTKIRTLTGDQHIEDCRAGDVVFSMNPDGSLVQSTVVVLHDHGQVPLWLVEFDDGTSEQCTLDHKWLTDDGQVPLWKILQTNERVWGTDPAVREQGQGELAGHLVFRQPVRATFVGWHQGYDLEVDHPEHNFLLASGLCCSNSHSAAYALVSYQTLWLKAHYPAAFMAAVLSADMDNTDKVVTLIDECRAMKLRVEPPTINRSAYRFTIGDAGTVIYGMGAIKGVGEAAIESILEVRAAGGDFRDLWDFCRRIDLHKVNRRVLEALIRAGALDGLGPNRATLMAQLPLALKTAEQHNATQAAGQTDLFGALEPTAAPPLDPQLASEIHADWEDEQRLQGEKETLGLYLTGHPIDRYEAELKAMGGARIARLLETDRELGRRDRRDREKRTVVGLVVSVRHGKTQRGRMGSVLLDDRTGRIEATVFSELYDQFRNLLVPDQLLSIAGSLNFDEFRDAWTLRADAVRTFEQARESAADHLALILDLSDPADYAQGAARIESLREALAAFRDGDLPVRLRYRRPGAVGDLMLGNAWRVQPTDALLKRLRQLLGSDAVKVSYERVLLSAPMPETQTRRLASV; encoded by the coding sequence GTGGATCCCCGTTTCGTCCATTTGCATCTTCACTCCGAATACTCGCTGGTCGACGGACTGGTGCGGATCAAACCGCTGGTCAAGGCCGTGGCGGCGGCCGGGATGCCGGCGGTGGCCGTCACCGATCAGGTCAATCTCTTCTCGCTGGTGCGGTTTTACAAGGCCGCGGTCGGGGCCGGTCTCAAGCCGATCGCCGGGGCCGATCTCTGGGTGCGCAATCCGGAGGACGCGAACAAGCCCCATCGGCTGGTGCTGCTGGTTCAGGATGATCGGGGCTATGGCAATCTGACCCGACTGATCTCGCGCGGCTATGTGGAGGGTCAGCATCTGGGGCTGCCCCAGGTTGAGCCCGACTGGATCGAATCCGCCGCCGATGGCCTGATCGCGCTTTCGGGCGGTCCCCAGGGCGATGTCGCCCGAGCCCTGCTCAACGGACGGCCCGAGGTGGCCGAACGTCAGCTCGACCGTTGGCTGACCGCGTTCGGCGACCGCTATTATCTGGAGCTGGTCCGCACCGGCCGCGAGTCGGAGGCCGAACTGATCGAGTTGAGCGTCGATCTGGCGCTCCGCCGCGGCGTGCCCGTGGTCGCGACCAACGATGTGCGTTTTCTGGCGGCGAGCGATTTCGAGGCCCACGAGGCGCGGGTCTGCATCCACGAGGGGCGCACCCTGGACGATCCGCGCCGTCCTCGCCTCTACAGCGACGAGCAGTATCTGCGCACCCCGGGCGAGATGGCCGAACTCTTCGCCGATCTCCCGGAGGCGCTGGAAAACTCGGTCGAGATCGCCAAACGCTGCAATCTGGAACTGACGCTGGGCAAGAATTATCTGCCCGCCTTTCCGGTGCCGGCCGGGATGACGATCGATGCCTTTTTTGCCGAACAATCCCGCCAGGGGCTCGACTGGCGTCTGGAACGTATCCTCGACCGGGCCGCTCCCGATTTCGCCGAGCAGCGCCGCGCCTATGACGAACGTCTCGCGCTGGAACTCGACGTCATCGTCCAGATGGGTTTTCCCGGCTATTTCCTGATCGTCGCCGACTTTATCCAGTGGGCTAAGGACAACGGTATCCCGGTCGGGCCGGGGCGCGGTTCGGGCGCGGGGTCGCTGGTTGCCTACGCGCTCAAGATCACCGATCTGGATCCGATCGAGCATGATCTGCTGTTCGAGCGCTTCCTGAACCCCGAGCGGGTGTCCATGCCCGACTTCGACGTGGACTTCTGCATGGAAGGCCGCGACCGGGTCATCGACTATGTGGCCGACAAATACGGTCGCGAGGCGGTGTCGCAGATCATCACCTTCGGCACCATGGCGGCCAAGGCGGTGGTGCGCGATGTCGGGCGGGTGATGGGGCATCCCTACGGCTTCGTCGATCGGGTCGCCAAGATGGTGCCCTTCGAGCTGGGCATGACCCTCGGGAAGGCGCTGGCCGAGAGCGACGACCTCAAGCTCGCCTATCAGGACGACGAGGAAGTGCGCGCGCTCATCGACATGGCCCGCAAACTGGAGGGGTTGGCCCGCAACGCCGGCAAGCATGCCGGCGGGGTGGTGATCGCGCCCACCAAGCTGACCGACTTCGCGCCGCTCTACTGCGAGCCGGGCGGAGTGAATCTCGTCACCCAGTTCGACAAGGACGACGTCGAGCAGGTCGGTCTGGTCAAGTTCGACTTTCTGGGACTGCGCACGCTCACCATCATCGACTGGGCGCTCAAGACCATCAACCCTATCCGCCTGAGTCAGGGCGAGCCGCCGGTCGAGATCGACCGCATCGATGCGCACGACGAACGCGCCTTCAATCTGCTCAAGCAGTGTCAGACCACCGCCGTGTTTCAGCTCGAATCGCGCGGCATGAAAGAGCTGATCAAGAAGCTCCAGCCCGACAGCTTCGGCGACATCACCGCGCTGGTCGCGCTGTTCCGACCCGGCCCGTTGCAATCGGGCATGGTCGACGATTTCATCAACCGCAAGCATGGGCGCGCCGATGTCGCCTATCCGCATCCGGACCTGGAGCCCGTCCTCAAACCCACCTACGGCATCATCCTCTATCAGGAGCAGGTGATGCAGATCGCGCAGGTGCTGGCGGGGTATTCGCTGGGCGGGGCGGATTTACTTAGGCGCGCCATGGGAAAAAAGAAGGCGTCCGAGATGGACAAGCAGCGGGCGATCTTCGAGCAAGGCTCGGTCGCACGCGGGATCGATGCGTCGGTTGCGACTTATATTTTTGATTTAATGGATAAATTTGCGGGTTATGGATTTAACAAGACAGTACATCGCCTCACAAAAATCCGGACGCTAACCGGCGATCAACACATCGAGGATTGCCGCGCTGGCGACGTTGTTTTTAGCATGAATCCCGATGGCAGTCTTGTGCAATCCACGGTGGTTGTCCTGCACGATCATGGGCAAGTGCCTTTATGGTTAGTGGAATTTGACGATGGTACAAGCGAGCAATGCACCCTCGATCACAAATGGCTGACCGATGACGGGCAAGTTCCGCTCTGGAAAATCCTGCAAACGAATGAGCGAGTGTGGGGTACGGATCCCGCTGTTCGAGAACAGGGACAAGGCGAGTTGGCAGGGCATTTGGTGTTTCGGCAGCCTGTACGAGCCACTTTCGTGGGATGGCATCAAGGTTACGATCTCGAAGTAGACCATCCCGAACACAATTTTCTGCTTGCGTCGGGTCTGTGTTGCTCTAACTCCCACTCCGCCGCCTACGCCCTCGTCAGCTACCAAACCCTCTGGCTCAAGGCCCACTATCCGGCGGCCTTCATGGCGGCCGTGCTCTCCGCAGACATGGACAACACCGACAAGGTGGTGACCCTGATCGACGAGTGCCGGGCGATGAAGCTCCGAGTCGAGCCGCCGACCATCAATCGTTCCGCGTACCGCTTCACCATCGGCGACGCGGGCACCGTCATTTACGGCATGGGCGCGATCAAAGGGGTGGGCGAGGCGGCGATCGAATCCATCCTGGAGGTGCGCGCGGCGGGCGGGGATTTCCGCGACCTGTGGGATTTTTGTCGTCGGATCGACCTGCACAAGGTCAACCGGCGCGTGCTGGAGGCGCTGATCCGCGCCGGCGCGCTCGACGGACTCGGTCCCAATCGCGCGACCCTGATGGCGCAACTGCCCCTGGCGCTCAAGACCGCCGAGCAGCACAACGCCACCCAGGCCGCGGGGCAGACGGATCTGTTCGGCGCGCTGGAGCCGACCGCCGCGCCCCCGCTAGATCCGCAGTTGGCGAGCGAGATCCACGCCGATTGGGAGGACGAACAACGACTCCAGGGCGAGAAAGAGACGCTCGGGCTCTATCTGACCGGTCACCCCATCGACCGTTACGAGGCCGAGCTTAAGGCGATGGGCGGCGCCCGCATCGCCCGGCTGCTGGAGACCGACCGGGAGTTGGGGCGGCGGGATCGGCGCGATCGCGAGAAGCGTACCGTGGTGGGTCTGGTGGTCAGCGTACGTCATGGCAAGACCCAACGCGGGCGCATGGGCTCGGTGCTGCTCGATGACCGGACTGGGCGCATCGAGGCGACGGTCTTCTCCGAGCTTTACGATCAGTTCCGCAATCTGCTGGTTCCGGATCAACTTCTGAGCATCGCCGGGAGCTTGAATTTCGACGAGTTCCGCGATGCCTGGACCCTGCGCGCCGACGCTGTGCGAACCTTCGAGCAGGCGCGGGAGTCGGCGGCGGATCATCTGGCCCTGATTCTGGATCTCTCGGACCCGGCGGATTACGCCCAGGGCGCCGCGCGGATCGAGTCGCTGCGGGAGGCGCTCGCCGCCTTCCGCGATGGCGATCTGCCGGTGCGTCTGCGGTATCGCCGGCCCGGCGCGGTCGGCGATCTGATGCTGGGCAATGCCTGGCGCGTGCAGCCGACGGATGCCTTGCTGAAGCGGCTGCGGCAACTTTTGGGGTCGGATGCGGTGAAGGTTTCCTATGAACGGGTTCTGCTTTCCGCTCCGATGCCGGAGACGCAGACACGTCGTCTCGCGTCCGTTTAA
- a CDS encoding peroxiredoxin family protein: MKPLLRCLFVLLPCWFGTVVYAVEELPLTPVEDQAAAPDFNLPGPDGRTYRLADYRGKPIILNFWATWCPPCRAEMPSMQRAHEILASEGIAVIAINVGDDVEAVRQFLADTPVSFPLPMDADSTIAQRYPVIGLPTTFVIDAEGRLAFSATGEREWDAPALLDQVRALKRPR, from the coding sequence ATGAAACCCTTGCTCCGATGTCTGTTCGTTTTGCTTCCCTGTTGGTTTGGCACGGTCGTTTACGCTGTCGAGGAACTGCCGTTGACACCGGTGGAGGATCAGGCCGCAGCACCGGATTTTAACCTGCCAGGTCCGGACGGGCGGACCTATCGGCTCGCGGACTATCGCGGTAAGCCCATCATTCTGAATTTCTGGGCCACCTGGTGTCCGCCCTGCCGCGCCGAGATGCCGTCCATGCAGCGCGCCCATGAAATCCTCGCCAGTGAGGGCATCGCGGTGATCGCCATCAATGTGGGCGACGATGTCGAGGCCGTGCGGCAATTCCTCGCCGACACCCCGGTCAGCTTTCCGCTCCCCATGGACGCCGACAGCACCATCGCCCAACGCTATCCGGTCATCGGTCTGCCGACGACCTTTGTAATCGACGCCGAAGGCCGGCTGGCGTTCAGCGCGACCGGCGAACGGGAATGGGACGCTCCCGCACTGTTGGATCAGGTGCGCGCGCTCAAGCGTCCACGCTAG
- a CDS encoding YihY/virulence factor BrkB family protein: MNRLQSIAERIDSLLWGRQTDPQPRWQASLLWLARLLYALLRDLTQGNLSLQSMGLVYTTLLSLVPLLAVSFSVLKGFGVHNQLEPFLLSALEPLGESGVEIVGRIIGFVDNMQVGVLGSVGLATLIFTVISLIQKIEQVFNSTWRVTEQRRFAQRFGLYLSVLLVGPVLFFSAVGLSASLSHQLAGQPLIATPAFAALTETFGQLGPYLMISLTFAFFYMVIPSTRVKPLSALIGALVAGLLWELVGDLFSAFMAGSTRFMAIYSSLAILMLLMIWIHIGWSILLIGASIAFYHQHPEYLTTRAHDLRLSNRLRERLALMVAGQIAHRHATGGPPWTCHDLSRALAVPTINTQSTLRMLERSGFLLRTADEDPGYVPARAPESIRIADLLDATRRFEERDSGCPGTVLDAGVRQVEQDIAAAMTGALKDMTLKDFAALQRRTVATPRPDTAHAKS; the protein is encoded by the coding sequence ATGAACCGGCTCCAGTCCATCGCCGAGCGGATCGACTCGCTGCTGTGGGGCCGCCAAACCGATCCGCAGCCGCGCTGGCAGGCGAGTCTGCTCTGGCTGGCACGCCTCCTCTACGCCCTGCTGCGCGATCTGACTCAGGGGAACCTGTCGCTTCAGTCAATGGGTCTGGTCTATACCACACTCCTCTCGCTGGTGCCCCTGCTGGCGGTCAGTTTCTCGGTACTCAAGGGTTTCGGGGTGCACAATCAGTTGGAACCCTTCCTGTTGAGCGCCCTGGAACCGCTCGGCGAGTCAGGGGTGGAGATCGTCGGGCGAATCATCGGTTTCGTCGATAACATGCAGGTGGGCGTGCTGGGCTCGGTGGGTCTCGCGACCCTGATTTTCACCGTCATCTCGCTGATTCAGAAGATCGAGCAGGTCTTCAACAGTACCTGGCGCGTCACCGAACAGCGCCGTTTCGCGCAACGCTTCGGCCTCTATCTGAGCGTGCTGCTGGTCGGTCCAGTGCTGTTCTTCTCGGCGGTCGGACTCTCCGCCTCCTTGAGCCACCAGCTCGCCGGACAGCCCTTGATCGCCACACCCGCCTTCGCCGCGCTGACCGAGACCTTCGGCCAGTTGGGGCCTTATCTGATGATCTCCCTGACCTTCGCCTTTTTTTACATGGTCATCCCCAGTACCCGGGTCAAGCCGCTCTCGGCCCTGATCGGCGCCTTGGTGGCCGGGCTGTTGTGGGAGCTCGTCGGCGACCTGTTCTCCGCCTTCATGGCCGGATCGACCCGCTTCATGGCGATCTATTCCAGCCTGGCGATCCTGATGCTGCTGATGATCTGGATCCATATCGGCTGGTCGATCCTGCTGATCGGCGCCAGCATCGCCTTCTATCATCAGCACCCGGAATACCTGACCACGCGCGCCCACGATCTGCGACTGAGCAATCGACTGCGCGAGCGACTGGCATTGATGGTCGCGGGCCAGATCGCCCACCGCCATGCGACCGGGGGACCGCCCTGGACGTGTCACGACCTGTCCAGGGCACTGGCCGTGCCCACGATCAATACGCAAAGCACCCTGCGCATGCTGGAACGATCGGGTTTTCTGCTCAGAACCGCCGACGAGGATCCCGGCTATGTCCCGGCGCGCGCGCCCGAGTCGATCAGGATCGCCGATCTGCTCGACGCGACCCGGCGCTTCGAGGAACGCGATAGCGGTTGCCCGGGCACGGTGCTGGACGCGGGCGTCCGGCAGGTCGAGCAGGACATCGCGGCCGCCATGACCGGCGCATTGAAGGACATGACGCTCAAGGATTTCGCCGCGCTCCAGCGGCGGACGGTCGCGACCCCACGCCCCGACACGGCGCACGCTAAAAGCTGA
- a CDS encoding Slp family lipoprotein — protein sequence MHLSSKAYFLAALMSGSVAYGCATREVCVKPVGDRDLTPAEVAASARGTDAVVSWGGRVIETRHLTTGTELEIIGYPLDTCGRPLTHARSLGRFLVRHQGYLEPLDYRMGREVTATGRIGEIAEGQIGDADRRFPVLDETVIRLWPERQPPGDIATRPARPWIGIGIGGGSGHVGGGIGISF from the coding sequence ATGCATCTGTCGTCCAAAGCCTATTTTCTCGCGGCGCTGATGAGCGGTTCCGTTGCCTACGGTTGCGCCACCAGGGAGGTCTGCGTCAAACCGGTCGGCGATCGCGATTTGACCCCCGCCGAGGTTGCCGCCAGCGCGCGCGGCACCGACGCCGTGGTGAGTTGGGGCGGGCGGGTGATCGAGACCCGTCACCTGACGACAGGCACGGAGCTTGAAATCATCGGCTATCCGCTGGATACCTGCGGACGCCCCCTGACGCACGCTCGGTCTCTGGGACGCTTCCTGGTCCGTCATCAAGGGTATCTGGAACCGCTGGACTACCGGATGGGCCGCGAGGTCACGGCCACTGGCAGAATAGGCGAGATCGCCGAAGGACAGATCGGCGATGCCGACAGGCGCTTTCCGGTGCTGGACGAGACCGTCATCCGCCTCTGGCCGGAACGCCAGCCGCCCGGCGACATCGCGACGCGCCCGGCGCGTCCCTGGATCGGCATCGGAATCGGCGGCGGGAGCGGTCATGTCGGCGGCGGAATTGGAATCAGCTTTTAG
- a CDS encoding Slp family lipoprotein yields the protein MIFRSLSLMLVLIGLVGCVGAVPQAIREASTASPTLTDARESPARHLGRRVRWGGSILRVRNLARVTEIEVLARPLNRFGEPDADAQSLGRFIAEFPGFRDPTDYPSERLLTIVGILVTVETRPVGEFPYRYPVVAIETLHLWPKPIPRYPYPAPYPWYGPWPGIYRTPWYLPWD from the coding sequence ATGATCTTTCGCTCCCTGTCGCTGATGCTTGTGCTGATCGGGCTCGTCGGCTGTGTCGGCGCGGTTCCCCAGGCCATCCGCGAGGCATCGACCGCGAGTCCAACCCTGACCGATGCGCGGGAATCGCCCGCGCGCCATCTCGGTCGGCGGGTGCGTTGGGGCGGCAGCATCCTGAGGGTGCGCAATCTTGCCCGCGTCACCGAGATCGAAGTGTTGGCGCGGCCATTGAACCGTTTCGGCGAACCGGATGCCGATGCCCAGAGTCTGGGCCGCTTCATTGCCGAGTTTCCCGGTTTCAGGGATCCGACCGACTATCCCAGCGAGCGTCTCCTGACCATCGTGGGAATCCTCGTCACGGTCGAGACTCGTCCGGTTGGCGAGTTTCCCTACCGCTATCCGGTGGTCGCCATCGAAACCTTGCACCTATGGCCTAAACCAATCCCTCGGTACCCCTATCCAGCGCCTTACCCTTGGTATGGTCCCTGGCCTGGAATTTATCGTACCCCTTGGTATCTTCCCTGGGATTAA
- a CDS encoding Trm112 family protein produces MDKKLLDILVCPVTKGPLILDRDRGELISLSAQLAYPIRDDIPVMLEEEARQLLLEEMDGYRQGH; encoded by the coding sequence CTGGATAAAAAACTGCTCGACATCCTGGTCTGCCCTGTGACCAAAGGTCCGCTCATCCTCGACAGGGATCGCGGCGAACTCATCTCGCTCTCCGCGCAACTCGCCTATCCGATCCGCGACGACATCCCGGTGATGCTCGAAGAGGAGGCGCGGCAGCTTTTACTGGAGGAAATGGACGGCTATCGTCAGGGGCATTAA
- a CDS encoding alpha/beta hydrolase, whose protein sequence is MKLDVLKTISNCRGHCLGALLLALAAMLAIAVALWQLTAASAGLRITETQVGGVPITLYRPAGDAPAPSVVIAHGFAGSRQLMQPYAITLARNGYLAVTFDFPGHGRNPAPFVASLMDQEARLRVLLDALEPAVNFALQQPGADGRLALLGHSMAGDVLARYSQMHPDLVEATVLLSPYLSEDAPTAQLRNLLLVYGELEPDMLHQQGFKTLAKTVEGGVESGTLYGDPADGNARRLMLAEGVEHIGVLYGRDGLAAALDWLNQTFERTGTGFLDARGPWLGLLYLGLLTLAWPLSRWLPRAATQPMGAGLGWRRLLPVALAPALLTPLILWKLPTDFLPILLGDYLALHFAVYGLITALGVWLTHDRSDQAVSGHGRFLWRGFAIATIGYLVYITLAFSLTTDRFVTTLLPGPERLPLVLAMMVGTLGYFVADEWLTRGAGAARGGYALTKALFLFSLLGAVALNLDELFFLIIIVPAILVFFLVYGVMSGWVYRRVQHPLVAAIGNGIAFACATAVTFPVVGG, encoded by the coding sequence ATGAAGCTCGATGTCCTCAAAACGATCTCGAATTGCCGTGGCCACTGCCTTGGCGCCCTGCTCCTGGCACTGGCCGCCATGCTGGCGATCGCCGTCGCGCTCTGGCAACTCACCGCCGCGAGCGCCGGGCTGCGGATTACCGAGACCCAGGTCGGGGGCGTGCCGATCACGCTCTACCGTCCCGCCGGCGACGCGCCCGCGCCAAGCGTCGTCATCGCGCATGGCTTCGCCGGTTCGCGGCAGCTGATGCAACCCTATGCCATCACCCTGGCGCGCAATGGCTATCTCGCGGTGACCTTCGATTTTCCCGGTCACGGCCGTAATCCCGCGCCCTTCGTCGCCAGTCTGATGGATCAGGAAGCGCGCCTGCGGGTGTTGCTCGATGCGCTGGAGCCGGCGGTCAATTTCGCGCTGCAACAACCGGGCGCGGACGGTCGCCTGGCCTTGCTGGGACACTCGATGGCCGGCGACGTCCTGGCGCGCTACAGTCAGATGCATCCGGATCTGGTCGAGGCCACGGTGCTCCTCTCGCCCTATCTGTCCGAGGACGCGCCGACCGCGCAACTGCGCAATCTCCTGCTGGTCTATGGCGAACTGGAGCCCGACATGCTGCACCAGCAGGGTTTCAAGACGCTGGCCAAGACAGTCGAGGGCGGCGTGGAGTCGGGGACGCTCTATGGCGATCCGGCCGATGGCAACGCCCGCCGTCTGATGCTGGCGGAGGGTGTGGAGCATATCGGCGTGCTCTATGGCCGCGACGGTCTCGCAGCCGCGCTCGACTGGTTGAACCAGACCTTCGAGCGCACCGGGACGGGCTTTCTGGATGCCCGCGGACCCTGGCTCGGCCTGCTCTATCTGGGACTGCTGACGCTGGCCTGGCCGCTCTCGCGCTGGCTGCCCCGCGCCGCCACGCAACCCATGGGCGCAGGTCTTGGCTGGCGCCGCTTGCTGCCGGTGGCGCTGGCGCCCGCGCTGCTGACGCCGCTGATCCTCTGGAAGCTCCCGACCGATTTTCTGCCGATCCTGCTCGGCGACTACCTGGCGCTGCATTTTGCCGTCTACGGTCTGATCACTGCGCTGGGAGTCTGGCTGACGCACGACAGATCGGACCAGGCGGTTTCCGGACATGGACGGTTCCTCTGGAGGGGATTTGCGATCGCGACCATCGGCTATCTTGTCTATATTACCCTGGCGTTCTCGCTGACCACGGATCGCTTCGTGACGACCCTGCTGCCGGGGCCGGAGCGGCTCCCGCTCGTGCTTGCCATGATGGTCGGGACGCTCGGGTATTTTGTTGCCGACGAATGGCTGACCCGTGGCGCGGGCGCGGCGCGCGGCGGCTATGCCCTGACCAAGGCGCTCTTTCTGTTTTCGCTGTTGGGCGCGGTTGCGCTTAACCTCGACGAGCTGTTTTTCCTGATCATCATCGTGCCCGCGATCCTGGTCTTTTTCCTGGTCTATGGCGTCATGAGCGGCTGGGTCTACCGGCGCGTCCAGCATCCGCTGGTGGCGGCCATCGGCAATGGGATCGCCTTTGCGTGCGCCACGGCCGTGACCTTCCCGGTCGTAGGTGGTTGA
- the cas2e gene encoding type I-E CRISPR-associated endoribonuclease Cas2e, with product MPLVMIVTRDVADRYRGYLGSLMLEVSPAVYISPRMNPGVRSRTWTVLTGWHTTEPQGSIVMVWRDVNATGGVGIATLGTPPRELVDVDGLWLVRKPL from the coding sequence ATGCCTCTGGTCATGATCGTGACCCGTGACGTTGCAGACCGCTACCGGGGTTACCTTGGGTCGCTCATGCTGGAGGTGTCGCCAGCGGTCTATATTTCACCGCGCATGAATCCAGGGGTGCGCTCGCGGACTTGGACTGTTCTGACGGGCTGGCATACAACCGAGCCACAGGGAAGCATCGTCATGGTTTGGCGCGATGTGAATGCTACTGGCGGAGTCGGTATCGCCACACTGGGCACGCCCCCAAGAGAACTGGTGGACGTCGACGGCTTGTGGTTGGTGCGAAAACCGTTGTAA